The Luteitalea sp. genomic interval GTTCCACAACGTCAAGGGTTTCAGGGAAGGCATCGTTGCAGGAGATCAGGAACACATGAGTCAGCTGAACATTGGCATTGTCGGTCTCGGTTGGGTCGCCGGCGCGCACATCGAGGCGCTGAAGGGGGTCGAGGGCGCGCGCGTGACGGCGATCTGCTCGCGCAGGGAATGGAACGAGCAGGACCTGCAGCGGCGGTTCGGCGTGCCGCTGCGCGCCTACCGGGACCTCGACACCATGCTGAAGGATCCCGCCATCGATATCATCGATATCTGCACGCCACATCCGCTGCATCCGGAACAGGCGATCGCTGCCGCCAAGGCAGGCAAGCACCTCATCATCGAAAAACCACTCGCCCTCGATATCGACGCCGCCAACGCCGTGCGGACGGCCGTTCGCGCGTCGGGCGTCCAGGCGTGCGTTTGTTTCGAGGTCCGCTTCAGCCAGCACGCCCTGGCGATCCGATCCACCCTCGACCAGGGGCTCCTGGGCCAGCTCCACTACGCCGAAGTGGACTACTATCACGGCATCGGGCCTTGGTACGGCCAGTTTTCCTGGAACATCAAGCGCGATTTCGGGGGAAGCAGCCTCCTGACCGCCGGATGCCACGCCCTCGACCTCCTGCTGCACTTCATGGACGCCGACGTGGAGGAAGTGACCAGCTACAGCAACCGCTCCAGGAGCGCCATCTTCGCGCCGTACGAGTACGACACGACCTCGGTGACCCTGTTGAAGTTCAAAGACGGACGACTGGGCAAAGTGGCCTCGGTGACCGATTGTCTCCAACCCTACTACTTTCACATTCATCTGGTCGGGAGTGAGGGCAGCCTCCTGGACAATCGGTTTTATTCGCAGCGGCTCAAGGGGCTCATGAAGGACCGGTGGAGCACGCTGGGAACGCCGCTCGTCGATTCGGGCGACGTGGCCGACCATCCCTATCGGCCACAATTCCAGTCTTTCATCGACAGTCTGACCAAGGGAGTGCCGATGCCCTGGACCGACTTCGAGACGGCCTTCCAATCGCACCGGGTCGTGTTTGCCGCCGATCGCTCTGCGCGCGAGGGTCGCACGGTCGCGCTGTCGGAGCTCGCGTGAGCCTGCGGAGACGACATGATCTCTCGGATCGCATGCTCGTACAGCCACGCGAGACGTCGGCGGCGCGTTGCCACCTCGGCCGCCGTTCTCCTGCTCTTGCTCGTCTCCACGACGGCGACGGGCCAGGAGCCGTCCGCCCGGCGGTTCCGGGCCGGAGCGGCCACCAGCAATATCACGCCGCCTCTCGGTGAGCTCATCGTCGGTGGATGGAGCCCGACACCGGCCACCCACATCCACGACGAGCTGTTCGCGCGCTGCCTCGTGCTCGACGACGGCCAGAGCCGGATTGCCATGGTGTTGGTGGACAACGTGGGCGTTCTCCGCAACGTTCTGGACCACGCCAAACGCTTGGCGTCCACACGGTCGGGACTGCCGGCCGAGCGTATCCTCGTCGCGTCCACCCACACGCATTCCGCGAGCACCGCCCGAGGGACGAACCCGTACGACGAAACGGCGCCACTCGACGACTACCAGACGTTTCTAGCCGGTCGCATTGCCGACGGTATCCAGCGCGCGGTGAACAATCTCGCGCCCGCCCAGATTGGATGGGGGTACGACTTCCCCCGTACGGCCGAATGAGCCTGGTCGCCAATCAAGTCGCGGCGGAGGTCTTTCGAGGCCTGCAGGAAATCGAGTACCACGATCGGGTACCGCTCACCATGATCCAGCGGGTCGCGTCGATTCAGCGGCAGAACGGGGCGAAATACGGCCCCGGGAAGGGCTTGCTCGTCAGCGCGTTCCTGCCGGACGGCTCCCTCGAGGCGGCCTGGATGAATCGGTTGCTGCGGCTCCAGCGTGCGCTCGACGACCGCGGGATGGTTCTGGTGCTGATGTACTTCTATCAGGGCCAGGACGAAACGCTCCGCGGTCCCGACGCGATCCGGCAAGCGGTCATCAAGACCACCGACTGGCTGGTGGAGAACGACTGCCGCAACGTCATCATCGAGATCGCCAACGAGCACGACGTTCAGGGCTGGGACCACGTTCAATGGATCTCCACGCACATGGGCGACCTCATGGAGCTCGCACGCAGCCGGTTCACGCCAGGGTTTCGGCTGCCCATCGGGGCCTCCACCAGTGGGTCGATGAAAGTGTTCGATCAGGTGCGCGACCATGCCGACCTGACGATCATTCATGGGAACGGCCGCTCACCGCAGGAGAAGCGCCGGCGCGTCGCCGAGCTCGCCGCGGATCCAAAGATGCCGGGGCCGATCTTCATGAACGAGGACGACAACGGCAGGGAATCGACGATGGCGAACCTGACCGCCGAAATCGCCAGCGCGGATTCCGTGCGGCGCAGCGGTGGAAGCTGGGGCTATATGCCGTGGCGTCAGGTTCAGATGTACCCGTTTCGGCACTACCTTCCGGCGGATGGCTGGAAGCCAAACGACGATCTTCCCGTGGATCGGCGCGACCAGGCGTATTTCCGGGCGGTCCTCGAGCACATCCGCAAGCTGGTCATCG includes:
- a CDS encoding gfo/Idh/MocA family oxidoreductase — encoded protein: MSQLNIGIVGLGWVAGAHIEALKGVEGARVTAICSRREWNEQDLQRRFGVPLRAYRDLDTMLKDPAIDIIDICTPHPLHPEQAIAAAKAGKHLIIEKPLALDIDAANAVRTAVRASGVQACVCFEVRFSQHALAIRSTLDQGLLGQLHYAEVDYYHGIGPWYGQFSWNIKRDFGGSSLLTAGCHALDLLLHFMDADVEEVTSYSNRSRSAIFAPYEYDTTSVTLLKFKDGRLGKVASVTDCLQPYYFHIHLVGSEGSLLDNRFYSQRLKGLMKDRWSTLGTPLVDSGDVADHPYRPQFQSFIDSLTKGVPMPWTDFETAFQSHRVVFAADRSAREGRTVALSELA